CTCGCGATAGGAGAAAGTAGTGTCAGTTACTGTTGAAGCGGTTCAGAGTACTTTAAAAAGCGTAGTCGATCCCAATACGAATATCGATTTTGTTACCGCTAAAAATATTAAAAATCTCAAAGTAGAAGATGGCGATATTTCTTTGGATATTGTTTTAGGCTATCCAGCAAAAAGTCAGTTTGATTCAATTAGAAAAGCTGCGATTAATTCTTTACGTAATTTACCGGGTGTCAAAAACGTTAGCGTGAATGTCACAAGCCAAATCGTTGCGCATGCTGTGCAACGCGGCGTTAAGTTGCTTCCTGGGGTTAAAAATATTATTGCCGTTGCAAGTGGTAAAGGTGGTGTTGGTAAGTCAACTACCGCTGTTAATCTGGCGCTAGCTCTAGCGGCCGAGGGGGCTCAGGTCGGAATTTTGGATGCTGATATTTATGGACCAAGTCAGCCGATGATGTTGGGCATTACTGGTAGACCGGATTCTCTTGAGGAAAATACGATTGAGCCGATGGAAGGCCATGGTTTGCAAGCAAGCTCAATTGGTTTTTTGATTGATGATGATGCGCCGATGGTATGGCGTGGACCAATGGTGACCTCAGCATTGGAGCAGTTGTTGCGCCAAACGCGTTGGCGTGACTTAGA
This DNA window, taken from Polynucleobacter sp. MWH-UH25E, encodes the following:
- the apbC gene encoding iron-sulfur cluster carrier protein ApbC, which codes for MSVTVEAVQSTLKSVVDPNTNIDFVTAKNIKNLKVEDGDISLDIVLGYPAKSQFDSIRKAAINSLRNLPGVKNVSVNVTSQIVAHAVQRGVKLLPGVKNIIAVASGKGGVGKSTTAVNLALALAAEGAQVGILDADIYGPSQPMMLGITGRPDSLEENTIEPMEGHGLQASSIGFLIDDDAPMVWRGPMVTSALEQLLRQTRWRDLDYLVVDMPPGTGDIQLTLSQKVPVTGSVIVTTPQDIALLDARKGLKMFEKVGVPIVGIIENMSTYVCPSCGHEEHVFGTGGGEKMCKDYGVEFLGALPLNLSIREQADAGRPTVVADPDGAISAIYKNIARRVAIRVAGLSKDMSSKFPNIVVQNT